Proteins encoded within one genomic window of Gadus macrocephalus chromosome 16, ASM3116895v1:
- the LOC132473902 gene encoding uncharacterized protein LOC132473902 isoform X25 produces the protein MSSSCLCSCLHPASVFMSSSCLCSCLHPASVHVFILPLFMSSPCLCSCLHPASVFMSSSCLCSCLHPASVLMSSPRLCSCLHPASVHVFTLPLFMSSPCLCSCLHPTSLFMSSPYLSVHVFILPLFMSSSCLCSCLHPASVHVFILPLFMSSSCLCSCYLPAAPAYFYRFYGVFSWKARRSLACLAPMPHAGSPPPPFGGHPRVPGSRRGHRLLPLVFGWRLQQLSLGVRSVVPEQAQMFPDVPSLEAALGHSREKEGTSSELRVPLGLQRREKKGSASHGDHPGRPVTVGLVTRQMIRPVQWRSDQYSGGQTHTVEVRPVQWRSGQYSGGQTQYSGGQTSTVEVRPRPASFPPEELSAVPQTCGGPGPTHWFVGSAAAGAAGVCV, from the exons ATGTCTTCatcctgcctctgttcatgtcttcaccctgc CTCCGTGTTCATGTCTTCatcctgcctctgttcatgtcttcaccctgcctctgttcatgtcttcatcctgcctctgttcatgtcttcaccctgcctctgttcatgtcTTCACCCTGCCTCCGTGTTCATGTCTTCatcctgcctctgttcatgtcTTCACCCTGCCTCCGTGTTGATGTCTTCACCCCGCCTCTGTTCATGTCTTCatcctgcctctgttcatgtcttcaccctgcctctgttcatgtcttcaccctgcctctgttcatgtcTTCACCCTACCTCCCTGTTCATGTCTTCACCCTACCTCTCTGTTCATGTCTTCatcctgcctctgttcatgtcttcatcctgcctctgttcatgtcttcatcctgcctctgttcatgtcttcatcctgcctctgttcatgtcttcatcctgcctctgttcatgttATCTTCCTGCCGCCCCTGCATATTTTTACCGGTTTTATGGAGTGTTTTCATGGAAGGCCAGGAGGAGCCTGGCTTGTTTGGCCCCGATGCCGCACGCAGGGAGCCCTCCACCCCCATTCGGAGGTCACCCCAGGGTGCCAGGGTCACGCAGAGGTCACCGTCTCCTCCCTCTGGTGTTTGGCTGGAGGCTGCAGCAGCTCTCTCTCGGAGTGCGGTCGGTTGTTCCAGAGCAGGCCCAGATGTTCCCAGATGTTCCCTCCCTGGAAGCGGCCCTGGGTCACtccagagagaaggaggggactTCCTCTGAGCTACGAGTTCCTCTGGGCCTCCAGCGCAGGGAGAAGAAGGGTTCAGCCTCACATGGAGATCATCCCGGGCGCCCTGTCACTGTTGGTTTAGTGACCAGGCAGATGATCAGACCAGTACAGTGGAGGTCAGACCAGTACAGTGGAGGTCAGACCCA TACAGTGGAGGTCAGACCAGTACAGTGGAGGTCAGGCCAGTACAGTGGAGGTCAGACCCAGTAcagtggag GTCAGACCAGTACAGTGGAGGTCCGACCCAGGCCTGCGTCCTTCCCTCCAGAGGAGCTCTCTGCTGTACCCCAGACCTGTGGGGGCCCAGGGCCGACCCACTGGTTTGTAGgtagtgctgctgctggtgctgctggtgtgtgcgtgtaa
- the LOC132473902 gene encoding uncharacterized protein LOC132473902 isoform X9: protein MSSSCLCSCLHPASVFMSSSCLCSCLHPASVHVFILPLFMSSPCLCSCLHPASVFMSSSCLCSCLHPASVLMSSPRLCSCLHPASVHVFTLPLFMSSPCLCSCLHPTSLFMSSPYLSVHVFILPLFMSSSCLCSCLHPASVHVFILPLFMSSSCLCSCYLPAAPAYFYRFYGVFSWKARRSLACLAPMPHAGSPPPPFGGHPRVPGSRRGHRLLPLVFGWRLQQLSLGVRSVVPEQAQMFPDVPSLEAALGHSREKEGTSSELRVPLGLQRREKKGSASHGDHPGRPVTVGLVTRQMIRPVQWRSDQYSGGQASTVEVRPSTVEVRGQTQYSGGQTSTVEVRPVQWRSDQYSGGQTSTVEVRPRPASFPPEELSAVPQTCGGPGPTHWFVGSAAAGAAGVCV from the exons ATGTCTTCatcctgcctctgttcatgtcttcaccctgc CTCCGTGTTCATGTCTTCatcctgcctctgttcatgtcttcaccctgcctctgttcatgtcttcatcctgcctctgttcatgtcttcaccctgcctctgttcatgtcTTCACCCTGCCTCCGTGTTCATGTCTTCatcctgcctctgttcatgtcTTCACCCTGCCTCCGTGTTGATGTCTTCACCCCGCCTCTGTTCATGTCTTCatcctgcctctgttcatgtcttcaccctgcctctgttcatgtcttcaccctgcctctgttcatgtcTTCACCCTACCTCCCTGTTCATGTCTTCACCCTACCTCTCTGTTCATGTCTTCatcctgcctctgttcatgtcttcatcctgcctctgttcatgtcttcatcctgcctctgttcatgtcttcatcctgcctctgttcatgtcttcatcctgcctctgttcatgttATCTTCCTGCCGCCCCTGCATATTTTTACCGGTTTTATGGAGTGTTTTCATGGAAGGCCAGGAGGAGCCTGGCTTGTTTGGCCCCGATGCCGCACGCAGGGAGCCCTCCACCCCCATTCGGAGGTCACCCCAGGGTGCCAGGGTCACGCAGAGGTCACCGTCTCCTCCCTCTGGTGTTTGGCTGGAGGCTGCAGCAGCTCTCTCTCGGAGTGCGGTCGGTTGTTCCAGAGCAGGCCCAGATGTTCCCAGATGTTCCCTCCCTGGAAGCGGCCCTGGGTCACtccagagagaaggaggggactTCCTCTGAGCTACGAGTTCCTCTGGGCCTCCAGCGCAGGGAGAAGAAGGGTTCAGCCTCACATGGAGATCATCCCGGGCGCCCTGTCACTGTTGGTTTAGTGACCAGGCAGATGATCAGACCAGTACAGTGGAGGTCAGACCAGTACAGTGGAG GTCAGGCCAGTACAGTGGAGGTCAGACCCAGTAcagtggaggtcagaggtcagacccaGTACAGTGGCGGTCAGACCAGTACAGTGGAGGTCAGACCAGTACAGTGGAGGTCAGACCAGTACAGTGGAGGTCAGACCAGTACAGTGGAGGTCCGACCCAGGCCTGCGTCCTTCCCTCCAGAGGAGCTCTCTGCTGTACCCCAGACCTGTGGGGGCCCAGGGCCGACCCACTGGTTTGTAGgtagtgctgctgctggtgctgctggtgtgtgcgtgtaa
- the LOC132473902 gene encoding uncharacterized protein LOC132473902 isoform X23, whose product MSSSCLCSCLHPASVFMSSSCLCSCLHPASVHVFILPLFMSSPCLCSCLHPASVFMSSSCLCSCLHPASVLMSSPRLCSCLHPASVHVFTLPLFMSSPCLCSCLHPTSLFMSSPYLSVHVFILPLFMSSSCLCSCLHPASVHVFILPLFMSSSCLCSCYLPAAPAYFYRFYGVFSWKARRSLACLAPMPHAGSPPPPFGGHPRVPGSRRGHRLLPLVFGWRLQQLSLGVRSVVPEQAQMFPDVPSLEAALGHSREKEGTSSELRVPLGLQRREKKGSASHGDHPGRPVTVGLVTRQMIRPVQWRSDQYSGGQTSTVEVRPVQWRSDPVQWRSDQYSGGQTSTVEVRPRPASFPPEELSAVPQTCGGPGPTHWFVGSAAAGAAGVCV is encoded by the exons ATGTCTTCatcctgcctctgttcatgtcttcaccctgc CTCCGTGTTCATGTCTTCatcctgcctctgttcatgtcttcaccctgcctctgttcatgtcttcatcctgcctctgttcatgtcttcaccctgcctctgttcatgtcTTCACCCTGCCTCCGTGTTCATGTCTTCatcctgcctctgttcatgtcTTCACCCTGCCTCCGTGTTGATGTCTTCACCCCGCCTCTGTTCATGTCTTCatcctgcctctgttcatgtcttcaccctgcctctgttcatgtcttcaccctgcctctgttcatgtcTTCACCCTACCTCCCTGTTCATGTCTTCACCCTACCTCTCTGTTCATGTCTTCatcctgcctctgttcatgtcttcatcctgcctctgttcatgtcttcatcctgcctctgttcatgtcttcatcctgcctctgttcatgtcttcatcctgcctctgttcatgttATCTTCCTGCCGCCCCTGCATATTTTTACCGGTTTTATGGAGTGTTTTCATGGAAGGCCAGGAGGAGCCTGGCTTGTTTGGCCCCGATGCCGCACGCAGGGAGCCCTCCACCCCCATTCGGAGGTCACCCCAGGGTGCCAGGGTCACGCAGAGGTCACCGTCTCCTCCCTCTGGTGTTTGGCTGGAGGCTGCAGCAGCTCTCTCTCGGAGTGCGGTCGGTTGTTCCAGAGCAGGCCCAGATGTTCCCAGATGTTCCCTCCCTGGAAGCGGCCCTGGGTCACtccagagagaaggaggggactTCCTCTGAGCTACGAGTTCCTCTGGGCCTCCAGCGCAGGGAGAAGAAGGGTTCAGCCTCACATGGAGATCATCCCGGGCGCCCTGTCACTGTTGGTTTAGTGACCAGGCAGATGATCAGACCAGTACAGTGGAGGTCAGACCAGTACAGTGGAG GTCAGACCAGTACAGTGGAGGTCAGGCCAGTACAGTGGAGGTCAGACCCAGTAcagtggag GTCAGACCAGTACAGTGGAGGTCAGACCAGTACAGTGGAGGTCCGACCCAGGCCTGCGTCCTTCCCTCCAGAGGAGCTCTCTGCTGTACCCCAGACCTGTGGGGGCCCAGGGCCGACCCACTGGTTTGTAGgtagtgctgctgctggtgctgctggtgtgtgcgtgtaa
- the LOC132473902 gene encoding uncharacterized protein LOC132473902 isoform X24 yields the protein MSSSCLCSCLHPASVFMSSSCLCSCLHPASVHVFILPLFMSSPCLCSCLHPASVFMSSSCLCSCLHPASVLMSSPRLCSCLHPASVHVFTLPLFMSSPCLCSCLHPTSLFMSSPYLSVHVFILPLFMSSSCLCSCLHPASVHVFILPLFMSSSCLCSCYLPAAPAYFYRFYGVFSWKARRSLACLAPMPHAGSPPPPFGGHPRVPGSRRGHRLLPLVFGWRLQQLSLGVRSVVPEQAQMFPDVPSLEAALGHSREKEGTSSELRVPLGLQRREKKGSASHGDHPGRPVTVGLVTRQMIRPVQWRSDQYSGGQASTVEVRPSTVEVRPVQWRSDQYSGGQTSTVEVRPRPASFPPEELSAVPQTCGGPGPTHWFVGSAAAGAAGVCV from the exons ATGTCTTCatcctgcctctgttcatgtcttcaccctgc CTCCGTGTTCATGTCTTCatcctgcctctgttcatgtcttcaccctgcctctgttcatgtcttcatcctgcctctgttcatgtcttcaccctgcctctgttcatgtcTTCACCCTGCCTCCGTGTTCATGTCTTCatcctgcctctgttcatgtcTTCACCCTGCCTCCGTGTTGATGTCTTCACCCCGCCTCTGTTCATGTCTTCatcctgcctctgttcatgtcttcaccctgcctctgttcatgtcttcaccctgcctctgttcatgtcTTCACCCTACCTCCCTGTTCATGTCTTCACCCTACCTCTCTGTTCATGTCTTCatcctgcctctgttcatgtcttcatcctgcctctgttcatgtcttcatcctgcctctgttcatgtcttcatcctgcctctgttcatgtcttcatcctgcctctgttcatgttATCTTCCTGCCGCCCCTGCATATTTTTACCGGTTTTATGGAGTGTTTTCATGGAAGGCCAGGAGGAGCCTGGCTTGTTTGGCCCCGATGCCGCACGCAGGGAGCCCTCCACCCCCATTCGGAGGTCACCCCAGGGTGCCAGGGTCACGCAGAGGTCACCGTCTCCTCCCTCTGGTGTTTGGCTGGAGGCTGCAGCAGCTCTCTCTCGGAGTGCGGTCGGTTGTTCCAGAGCAGGCCCAGATGTTCCCAGATGTTCCCTCCCTGGAAGCGGCCCTGGGTCACtccagagagaaggaggggactTCCTCTGAGCTACGAGTTCCTCTGGGCCTCCAGCGCAGGGAGAAGAAGGGTTCAGCCTCACATGGAGATCATCCCGGGCGCCCTGTCACTGTTGGTTTAGTGACCAGGCAGATGATCAGACCAGTACAGTGGAGGTCAGACCAGTACAGTGGAG GTCAGGCCAGTACAGTGGAGGTCAGACCCAGTAcagtggag GTCAGACCAGTACAGTGGAGGTCAGACCAGTACAGTGGAGGTCAGACCAGTACAGTGGAGGTCCGACCCAGGCCTGCGTCCTTCCCTCCAGAGGAGCTCTCTGCTGTACCCCAGACCTGTGGGGGCCCAGGGCCGACCCACTGGTTTGTAGgtagtgctgctgctggtgctgctggtgtgtgcgtgtaa
- the LOC132473902 gene encoding uncharacterized protein LOC132473902 isoform X40, giving the protein MSSSCLCSCLHPASVFMSSSCLCSCLHPASVHVFILPLFMSSPCLCSCLHPASVFMSSSCLCSCLHPASVLMSSPRLCSCLHPASVHVFTLPLFMSSPCLCSCLHPTSLFMSSPYLSVHVFILPLFMSSSCLCSCLHPASVHVFILPLFMSSSCLCSCYLPAAPAYFYRFYGVFSWKARRSLACLAPMPHAGSPPPPFGGHPRVPGSRRGHRLLPLVFGWRLQQLSLGVRSVVPEQAQMFPDVPSLEAALGHSREKEGTSSELRVPLGLQRREKKGSASHGDHPGRPVTVGLVTRQMIRPVQWRSDQYSGGQTQYSGGQTQYSGGQTSTVEVRPRPASFPPEELSAVPQTCGGPGPTHWFVGSAAAGAAGVCV; this is encoded by the exons ATGTCTTCatcctgcctctgttcatgtcttcaccctgc CTCCGTGTTCATGTCTTCatcctgcctctgttcatgtcttcaccctgcctctgttcatgtcttcatcctgcctctgttcatgtcttcaccctgcctctgttcatgtcTTCACCCTGCCTCCGTGTTCATGTCTTCatcctgcctctgttcatgtcTTCACCCTGCCTCCGTGTTGATGTCTTCACCCCGCCTCTGTTCATGTCTTCatcctgcctctgttcatgtcttcaccctgcctctgttcatgtcttcaccctgcctctgttcatgtcTTCACCCTACCTCCCTGTTCATGTCTTCACCCTACCTCTCTGTTCATGTCTTCatcctgcctctgttcatgtcttcatcctgcctctgttcatgtcttcatcctgcctctgttcatgtcttcatcctgcctctgttcatgtcttcatcctgcctctgttcatgttATCTTCCTGCCGCCCCTGCATATTTTTACCGGTTTTATGGAGTGTTTTCATGGAAGGCCAGGAGGAGCCTGGCTTGTTTGGCCCCGATGCCGCACGCAGGGAGCCCTCCACCCCCATTCGGAGGTCACCCCAGGGTGCCAGGGTCACGCAGAGGTCACCGTCTCCTCCCTCTGGTGTTTGGCTGGAGGCTGCAGCAGCTCTCTCTCGGAGTGCGGTCGGTTGTTCCAGAGCAGGCCCAGATGTTCCCAGATGTTCCCTCCCTGGAAGCGGCCCTGGGTCACtccagagagaaggaggggactTCCTCTGAGCTACGAGTTCCTCTGGGCCTCCAGCGCAGGGAGAAGAAGGGTTCAGCCTCACATGGAGATCATCCCGGGCGCCCTGTCACTGTTGGTTTAGTGACCAGGCAGATGATCAGACCAGTACAGTGGAGGTCAGACCAGTACAGTGGAGGTCAGACCCAGTAcagtggag gtcagacccaGTACAGTGGCGGTCAGACCAGTACAGTGGAG GTCCGACCCAGGCCTGCGTCCTTCCCTCCAGAGGAGCTCTCTGCTGTACCCCAGACCTGTGGGGGCCCAGGGCCGACCCACTGGTTTGTAGgtagtgctgctgctggtgctgctggtgtgtgcgtgtaa
- the LOC132473902 gene encoding uncharacterized protein LOC132473902 isoform X18 — protein MSSSCLCSCLHPASVFMSSSCLCSCLHPASVHVFILPLFMSSPCLCSCLHPASVFMSSSCLCSCLHPASVLMSSPRLCSCLHPASVHVFTLPLFMSSPCLCSCLHPTSLFMSSPYLSVHVFILPLFMSSSCLCSCLHPASVHVFILPLFMSSSCLCSCYLPAAPAYFYRFYGVFSWKARRSLACLAPMPHAGSPPPPFGGHPRVPGSRRGHRLLPLVFGWRLQQLSLGVRSVVPEQAQMFPDVPSLEAALGHSREKEGTSSELRVPLGLQRREKKGSASHGDHPGRPVTVGLVTRQMIRPVQWRSDQYSGGQTQYSGGQRSDPVQWRSDQYSGGQTQYSGGQTSTVEVRPRPASFPPEELSAVPQTCGGPGPTHWFVGSAAAGAAGVCV, from the exons ATGTCTTCatcctgcctctgttcatgtcttcaccctgc CTCCGTGTTCATGTCTTCatcctgcctctgttcatgtcttcaccctgcctctgttcatgtcttcatcctgcctctgttcatgtcttcaccctgcctctgttcatgtcTTCACCCTGCCTCCGTGTTCATGTCTTCatcctgcctctgttcatgtcTTCACCCTGCCTCCGTGTTGATGTCTTCACCCCGCCTCTGTTCATGTCTTCatcctgcctctgttcatgtcttcaccctgcctctgttcatgtcttcaccctgcctctgttcatgtcTTCACCCTACCTCCCTGTTCATGTCTTCACCCTACCTCTCTGTTCATGTCTTCatcctgcctctgttcatgtcttcatcctgcctctgttcatgtcttcatcctgcctctgttcatgtcttcatcctgcctctgttcatgtcttcatcctgcctctgttcatgttATCTTCCTGCCGCCCCTGCATATTTTTACCGGTTTTATGGAGTGTTTTCATGGAAGGCCAGGAGGAGCCTGGCTTGTTTGGCCCCGATGCCGCACGCAGGGAGCCCTCCACCCCCATTCGGAGGTCACCCCAGGGTGCCAGGGTCACGCAGAGGTCACCGTCTCCTCCCTCTGGTGTTTGGCTGGAGGCTGCAGCAGCTCTCTCTCGGAGTGCGGTCGGTTGTTCCAGAGCAGGCCCAGATGTTCCCAGATGTTCCCTCCCTGGAAGCGGCCCTGGGTCACtccagagagaaggaggggactTCCTCTGAGCTACGAGTTCCTCTGGGCCTCCAGCGCAGGGAGAAGAAGGGTTCAGCCTCACATGGAGATCATCCCGGGCGCCCTGTCACTGTTGGTTTAGTGACCAGGCAGATGATCAGACCAGTACAGTGGAGGTCAGACCAGTACAGTGGAGGTCAGACCCAGTAcagtggaggtcagaggtcagacccaGTACAGTGGCGGTCAGACCAGTACAGTGGAG gtcagacccaGTACAGTGGCGGTCAGACCAGTACAGTGGAG GTCCGACCCAGGCCTGCGTCCTTCCCTCCAGAGGAGCTCTCTGCTGTACCCCAGACCTGTGGGGGCCCAGGGCCGACCCACTGGTTTGTAGgtagtgctgctgctggtgctgctggtgtgtgcgtgtaa
- the LOC132473902 gene encoding uncharacterized protein LOC132473902 isoform X14 — protein MSSSCLCSCLHPASVFMSSSCLCSCLHPASVHVFILPLFMSSPCLCSCLHPASVFMSSSCLCSCLHPASVLMSSPRLCSCLHPASVHVFTLPLFMSSPCLCSCLHPTSLFMSSPYLSVHVFILPLFMSSSCLCSCLHPASVHVFILPLFMSSSCLCSCYLPAAPAYFYRFYGVFSWKARRSLACLAPMPHAGSPPPPFGGHPRVPGSRRGHRLLPLVFGWRLQQLSLGVRSVVPEQAQMFPDVPSLEAALGHSREKEGTSSELRVPLGLQRREKKGSASHGDHPGRPVTVGLVTRQMIRPVQWRSDQYSGGQTQYSGGQASTVEVRPSTVEVRPVQWRSDQYSGGQTSTVEVRPRPASFPPEELSAVPQTCGGPGPTHWFVGSAAAGAAGVCV, from the exons ATGTCTTCatcctgcctctgttcatgtcttcaccctgc CTCCGTGTTCATGTCTTCatcctgcctctgttcatgtcttcaccctgcctctgttcatgtcttcatcctgcctctgttcatgtcttcaccctgcctctgttcatgtcTTCACCCTGCCTCCGTGTTCATGTCTTCatcctgcctctgttcatgtcTTCACCCTGCCTCCGTGTTGATGTCTTCACCCCGCCTCTGTTCATGTCTTCatcctgcctctgttcatgtcttcaccctgcctctgttcatgtcttcaccctgcctctgttcatgtcTTCACCCTACCTCCCTGTTCATGTCTTCACCCTACCTCTCTGTTCATGTCTTCatcctgcctctgttcatgtcttcatcctgcctctgttcatgtcttcatcctgcctctgttcatgtcttcatcctgcctctgttcatgtcttcatcctgcctctgttcatgttATCTTCCTGCCGCCCCTGCATATTTTTACCGGTTTTATGGAGTGTTTTCATGGAAGGCCAGGAGGAGCCTGGCTTGTTTGGCCCCGATGCCGCACGCAGGGAGCCCTCCACCCCCATTCGGAGGTCACCCCAGGGTGCCAGGGTCACGCAGAGGTCACCGTCTCCTCCCTCTGGTGTTTGGCTGGAGGCTGCAGCAGCTCTCTCTCGGAGTGCGGTCGGTTGTTCCAGAGCAGGCCCAGATGTTCCCAGATGTTCCCTCCCTGGAAGCGGCCCTGGGTCACtccagagagaaggaggggactTCCTCTGAGCTACGAGTTCCTCTGGGCCTCCAGCGCAGGGAGAAGAAGGGTTCAGCCTCACATGGAGATCATCCCGGGCGCCCTGTCACTGTTGGTTTAGTGACCAGGCAGATGATCAGACCAGTACAGTGGAGGTCAGACCAGTACAGTGGAGGTCAGACCCAGTAcagtggag GTCAGGCCAGTACAGTGGAGGTCAGACCCAGTAcagtggag GTCAGACCAGTACAGTGGAGGTCAGACCAGTACAGTGGAGGTCAGACCAGTACAGTGGAGGTCCGACCCAGGCCTGCGTCCTTCCCTCCAGAGGAGCTCTCTGCTGTACCCCAGACCTGTGGGGGCCCAGGGCCGACCCACTGGTTTGTAGgtagtgctgctgctggtgctgctggtgtgtgcgtgtaa
- the LOC132473902 gene encoding uncharacterized protein LOC132473902 isoform X10 codes for MSSSCLCSCLHPASVFMSSSCLCSCLHPASVHVFILPLFMSSPCLCSCLHPASVFMSSSCLCSCLHPASVLMSSPRLCSCLHPASVHVFTLPLFMSSPCLCSCLHPTSLFMSSPYLSVHVFILPLFMSSSCLCSCLHPASVHVFILPLFMSSSCLCSCYLPAAPAYFYRFYGVFSWKARRSLACLAPMPHAGSPPPPFGGHPRVPGSRRGHRLLPLVFGWRLQQLSLGVRSVVPEQAQMFPDVPSLEAALGHSREKEGTSSELRVPLGLQRREKKGSASHGDHPGRPVTVGLVTRQMIRPVQWRSDQYSGGQTQYSGGQRSDPVQWRSDQYSGGQTSTVEVRPVQWRSDQYSGGQTSTVEVRPRPASFPPEELSAVPQTCGGPGPTHWFVGSAAAGAAGVCV; via the exons ATGTCTTCatcctgcctctgttcatgtcttcaccctgc CTCCGTGTTCATGTCTTCatcctgcctctgttcatgtcttcaccctgcctctgttcatgtcttcatcctgcctctgttcatgtcttcaccctgcctctgttcatgtcTTCACCCTGCCTCCGTGTTCATGTCTTCatcctgcctctgttcatgtcTTCACCCTGCCTCCGTGTTGATGTCTTCACCCCGCCTCTGTTCATGTCTTCatcctgcctctgttcatgtcttcaccctgcctctgttcatgtcttcaccctgcctctgttcatgtcTTCACCCTACCTCCCTGTTCATGTCTTCACCCTACCTCTCTGTTCATGTCTTCatcctgcctctgttcatgtcttcatcctgcctctgttcatgtcttcatcctgcctctgttcatgtcttcatcctgcctctgttcatgtcttcatcctgcctctgttcatgttATCTTCCTGCCGCCCCTGCATATTTTTACCGGTTTTATGGAGTGTTTTCATGGAAGGCCAGGAGGAGCCTGGCTTGTTTGGCCCCGATGCCGCACGCAGGGAGCCCTCCACCCCCATTCGGAGGTCACCCCAGGGTGCCAGGGTCACGCAGAGGTCACCGTCTCCTCCCTCTGGTGTTTGGCTGGAGGCTGCAGCAGCTCTCTCTCGGAGTGCGGTCGGTTGTTCCAGAGCAGGCCCAGATGTTCCCAGATGTTCCCTCCCTGGAAGCGGCCCTGGGTCACtccagagagaaggaggggactTCCTCTGAGCTACGAGTTCCTCTGGGCCTCCAGCGCAGGGAGAAGAAGGGTTCAGCCTCACATGGAGATCATCCCGGGCGCCCTGTCACTGTTGGTTTAGTGACCAGGCAGATGATCAGACCAGTACAGTGGAGGTCAGACCAGTACAGTGGAGGTCAGACCCAGTAcagtggaggtcagaggtcagacccaGTACAGTGGCGGTCAGACCAGTACAGTGGAGGTCAGACCAGTACAGTGGAG GTCAGACCAGTACAGTGGAGGTCAGACCAGTACAGTGGAGGTCAGACCAGTACAGTGGAGGTCCGACCCAGGCCTGCGTCCTTCCCTCCAGAGGAGCTCTCTGCTGTACCCCAGACCTGTGGGGGCCCAGGGCCGACCCACTGGTTTGTAGgtagtgctgctgctggtgctgctggtgtgtgcgtgtaa
- the LOC132473902 gene encoding uncharacterized protein LOC132473902 isoform X39 yields the protein MSSSCLCSCLHPASVFMSSSCLCSCLHPASVHVFILPLFMSSPCLCSCLHPASVFMSSSCLCSCLHPASVLMSSPRLCSCLHPASVHVFTLPLFMSSPCLCSCLHPTSLFMSSPYLSVHVFILPLFMSSSCLCSCLHPASVHVFILPLFMSSSCLCSCYLPAAPAYFYRFYGVFSWKARRSLACLAPMPHAGSPPPPFGGHPRVPGSRRGHRLLPLVFGWRLQQLSLGVRSVVPEQAQMFPDVPSLEAALGHSREKEGTSSELRVPLGLQRREKKGSASHGDHPGRPVTVGLVTRQMIRPVQWRSDQYSGGQTQYSGGQASTVEVRPSTVEVRPRPASFPPEELSAVPQTCGGPGPTHWFVGSAAAGAAGVCV from the exons ATGTCTTCatcctgcctctgttcatgtcttcaccctgc CTCCGTGTTCATGTCTTCatcctgcctctgttcatgtcttcaccctgcctctgttcatgtcttcatcctgcctctgttcatgtcttcaccctgcctctgttcatgtcTTCACCCTGCCTCCGTGTTCATGTCTTCatcctgcctctgttcatgtcTTCACCCTGCCTCCGTGTTGATGTCTTCACCCCGCCTCTGTTCATGTCTTCatcctgcctctgttcatgtcttcaccctgcctctgttcatgtcttcaccctgcctctgttcatgtcTTCACCCTACCTCCCTGTTCATGTCTTCACCCTACCTCTCTGTTCATGTCTTCatcctgcctctgttcatgtcttcatcctgcctctgttcatgtcttcatcctgcctctgttcatgtcttcatcctgcctctgttcatgtcttcatcctgcctctgttcatgttATCTTCCTGCCGCCCCTGCATATTTTTACCGGTTTTATGGAGTGTTTTCATGGAAGGCCAGGAGGAGCCTGGCTTGTTTGGCCCCGATGCCGCACGCAGGGAGCCCTCCACCCCCATTCGGAGGTCACCCCAGGGTGCCAGGGTCACGCAGAGGTCACCGTCTCCTCCCTCTGGTGTTTGGCTGGAGGCTGCAGCAGCTCTCTCTCGGAGTGCGGTCGGTTGTTCCAGAGCAGGCCCAGATGTTCCCAGATGTTCCCTCCCTGGAAGCGGCCCTGGGTCACtccagagagaaggaggggactTCCTCTGAGCTACGAGTTCCTCTGGGCCTCCAGCGCAGGGAGAAGAAGGGTTCAGCCTCACATGGAGATCATCCCGGGCGCCCTGTCACTGTTGGTTTAGTGACCAGGCAGATGATCAGACCAGTACAGTGGAGGTCAGACCAGTACAGTGGAGGTCAGACCCAGTAcagtggag GTCAGGCCAGTACAGTGGAGGTCAGACCCAGTAcagtggag GTCCGACCCAGGCCTGCGTCCTTCCCTCCAGAGGAGCTCTCTGCTGTACCCCAGACCTGTGGGGGCCCAGGGCCGACCCACTGGTTTGTAGgtagtgctgctgctggtgctgctggtgtgtgcgtgtaa